TTTTTTGATGATTTAAAAGTAGGGTATAGCGGTTGTAACCTGATTTTTCAATCACCTTTATGTGTATTGGCAGAGTTGAATTAATCAGCTTATGCATACTTAGAGTTCTTTACAAAGTTTAGCAAGCACAAAAGCAAGCTCCTTTTTGCTTTTGCGTCCTGAATGAACAACCTTATCTTTAGTGATAAAATCTAGTTCATTAAAATCAGATCCAAAGATATCTTTATCATGACTTAAGATATTTAGGCAAATCATATCAAGCCCTTTTTTATCAAGACTTTTTTTAGCGTGTTCTAGGGCATTTTTTTGATCAAGTTCTACCTTAAAGCCGATTTTTTTACCCTGTATTTTGAAGTTTTCTAGTAGGTCCTTACTATGTTTGAGGTGTAAATTTAAGCCTTTTGGATGCTCATCTTTTTTGATTTTTCCATCTATTTTTTCGCAGGTAAAATCACTTACAGCAGCTGCCATGATCAAAAAATCACATTCTTTGTGTAAATTCATTAAATTTTCAAGCTCATCAACACTTTCAAAATGAGCTATTTCGTAAGGAACTTCAAATTCTACACTGCTTAAAAAAGTTACCCTAGCACCAAGAAGATGAAAAGCATCAGCAACTGCTTTTGCCATTTTTCCACTTGAAAAATTGCTCATACAACGAACATCATCTATCTTTTCTTTTGTACCACCTCCTGTAACGAGGACTTTTTTATCCTTAAAAAATTCTTCTTTAAAAAGTTGTCTTTTACACTCGTATAAAATTTGAGTTGTATTTGCTAAAGCTCCTACGCCTTTATCTTTGCAAGCAAGCATTTTATGAACAGGATAGACTATGGAAGCTCCATGTTTTTCTAAGAGTTCTAAAGATCTTTGCGTGCTAAAGTGCAAAAACATATTGGTATTTGCAGCAGGAGCTATAACTAAAGGAAGTTTTGAAGCTGCGATGAGGGTTTGCATGAAAAGATTATCAGCTATTCCTGAGGCAAGCTTGTTGATAGAATTTATGGTTGCAGGAGCAAATACAACTAAATCACAATCCTTACTAAAAGAAATATGATTAAATTTCTTGCTCCAGCTTTCATTTTCAGAACACAAAACTCCATCACTCAAAGCTTCAAAGCTTAGTCTTGAGCCAAATTTTAAGGCTCCATCGCTAAGTAAAACCTTGATTTTAAACCCTTCTTTCTTAAAAAGAGAGATCAACTCATAAGCTTTGTAAAATGCTATGCTACCACTTACAGCAAGAAGTATAGTTTTCATTCTTTTTTTCCAAATTTTTGATAAAAATAATCTTTAATGATCTGCCCCTGAGCCCTACTGATAAACAAAGAGCCTTTAGGGATATTTGTACTAACGCAACTTCCAGCAGCTATAAGAACATCATCTTCTATAACCACAGGGGCTATGAGCTGTGTATCTGAGCCTATGAAAGCATTTTTACCGATTTTAGTTGGGTGTTTTTTGAGACCATCGTAATTACAAGTTATGGTTCCACAGCCTATATTTGTCCCCTCATCTATCTCACAATCACCCAAATAGCTTAAATGCCCAGCCTTAACCTTATATAGTTTTGCATTTTTGCACTCAACAAAATTACCGATATGAGTATCTACGATCTCGCATTTTGGACGCACATGTGCTAGAGGACCTATATCTGAGTTTTTGATTATAGAATTTTCTACAACACTTGAACTTTTAATGATGGAATTTTCAATGAAGCTTTTCCCCTCTAAACGCACGCTTTCATAAATTTCGCATTCTCCCTTAAATTCGACATCAGCTCCTATGAAGCTTGTTTGTGGCAAATGAAAGATCACGCCTTGCTCAGCCCAATGTTTTTTGATACGCTCTTGCATTAAATTTTCTGCCCTTGCAAGCTCAAATTTATCATTTACGCCCATAAATTCATCTTCATCAACATAGACAGGATTAACCTGAATGCCTTTTTCTACGGCAAGTTTTACACTATCTGTGAGGTAGTATTCTTTAGAGGCATTTTGGTTGTTGATTTGAGGGAGTAGTTCTTTTAAAATTTGAGTATCTATACTATAAACTCCAGCATTACAAATTTGTAATGCCTTTTCACTTTCGCTAGCATCTTTAAATTCGACGATTTTTTGAACTTTTTTATTTTCTATGATAACTCTTCCGTAGTTTTTGGCATTTTGTGTTTGAAAGACCGCTAAAGAAAAAGAAGAATTTTGATCACTTAAAGTTTTTAAACTTGTCGTTTGAATCAAGGGCATGTCCCCACATAAGATAAGAACCTTATCTCCTTTTGGCATGTAGTTTTTTACCGCTCCAGCAGTTCCTGGAAAATTTTGCAAATCTTGTTCTATAAATTGCGTTTGAGGATAGGCTTTTTTGATTTCTTCTTCTATATTTTCTTTTTGGTAAGAAAGCACAACGCTTACATCATCACTGATTTGAAATGCTTGTTTTAAGATATGTAAAATCATACTTTTTCCGCAAAGTTCTTGTAAAACTTTGGGTTTGTTTGATTTCATTCTTGTGCCAAGTCCAGCTGCTAAAATCAAAACGGAAATTTTCATCATTAAAGCCTTTAATAAAATTATTGTAATTCTAACAATTTAAAGTAAAAATTATGCTAAGTTTAAAATGAAAAATTATCTTATTTTTTAAAACTTAACCCAAATTTCAGTGTGTAAATATTACAATTACATTTTTTAAATTTAAGAGTTGGGTTATAAATTTTGAAGCTAGTTTTTTTATTTTTAGTAAGCTCTGTTTTACTTTTTGCAGCACCTGAGGCGACTATTCCTACCGTAAATTTAAGCTTAAGCGCTCCAAATAACCCTCAACAACTCGTAACCACTTTAAATATCATCATTGTTTTGACCATACTAGCACTAGCGCCAACGATCATTTTTATCATGACTTCTTTTTTGCGTTTGATTGTTGTGTTTTCTTTTTTAAGACAGGCTATGGGAACGCAAACTATGCCGCCAAATGTGGTTTTGATGACCATGGCTTTGATCTTAACCTTTTTTATCATGGAGCCAGTAGCTACAAAGTCTTATAATGAAGGGATTAGACCATATCTAGCTGAGCAAATAGGCTATGAAGAAGCCTTTGAAAGAGGTGTTAAACCTTTTAAAGAATTTATGATAAAAAACACAAGGGAAAAGGATCTTGCTCTTTTTTATCGCATAAGAGATCTGCCAAATCCTCAAACCGTTGATGATGTTCCACTCACTATCATTGTGCCTGCTTTTATGATTTCAGAGCTTAAAACTGCTTTCGAGATAGGATTTTTGATTTATTTGCCTTTTTTAGTCATTGATATGGTTGTAAGTTCAGTTTTGATGTCTATGGGTATGATGATGCTTCCTCCTGTTATGATTTCTCTGCCCTTTAAACTTTTGATTTTTGTGCTTGTTGATGGGTGGAATTTGCTCATTCAAAAACTTGTTGAAAGTTTTGTATATTAGCTAAATTTACTCTTTTTTCTTATAATACGCCTTAGTATATTGATATTATTTTAAGGAAAAATTATGAACGCTTTTAAGTCTATTTATTTATTTTTGCTCGCAGCTGTGGCTGGTATAGAGCTTTTTAGTGGTATTGTTGTTGCTTCTGCTGTATTTTACACGCCTTTATCTTTAGAGGATACGCCTGTAATTGATTTTTTTGGAAGAGGACTTATCATGGGGCAAATTTTTTATAAACTTGCTTTTGTTATTCTCGCAGTTTCTCTTTTTAGCGTGATTTATGAGCTATTTGCCTTGAGGCAAAATTATACAAAATTTGAAAAAATTTTAAAAATTTTACTCGTTTTGGCAATCTTGGCACTATCTTTGCTTTTTTTGTTTTATTACACACAACCTATGGTTTATTTACAAACTGAGATTTTGCAAGGAATCAAAAGTGTAGATGTTTTAGCCTCAGATGAGTTTAAAACTTTACATAAACAAAGCGAGTTGTGTGTTAAGGTGCTTTTGGTTTTACAAGTGATCTTGTTTTTCTTAAGCTATAAATCAGTCAAGAAAGAGTATAATTAATCAAGCTTTAAATGTAAGGAGTTTTACATGACAGTCAATAACAATCCAACAGCTTTACAACAAAATAGCTATCTTAGTCAGGCTCAAAAGTCTTCAGAAAAGGCTTTAGGTAATATCGCTGCCATTCGTGCTATCAGTGGGGTCGATAATGCTGATTTAGCCATAGCTGATTCTTTAAGGTCTCAATCAAGCACTATTGATCAAGGTGTAGCAAATGCTTATGATGCGATCGGTGTTTTACAGATTGCTGATTCGAGTTTATCGCAGATTACACAGAGTGCAGATAGGTTAAATGAGCTTTCCGTTCAAATGAATAGTGCTGTTTTGAACGATAAACAAAAAGATATGCTTTACACTCAAGCTACTGCTATCATCGGTTCAATCAATGATGCTTTTAATAATGCTCAGTATAATGGAAAAAATGTTTTTCAAACTATGGATTTTGTTGTTGGGGTTGATTCAGTAGAAACAACAAATCTTAATCCTGTTAATACTACAGGTTTGAGTTTGGATAACCAAGAGGGAATTCAAAATTTTTCCGATCAGGTTTCAAGACTAAGAGCTGATATTGGTGCTGGGATAAATGCTATCACTTCAAATATCAATTCAAGTGTCCAAGCAAGCGTCAATGTTAAGGCAGCTGAGGGTAGCTTGCTTAATGATGATGTGGCTCAAAATGTGAGCGATTTTGATGCAGGATATTTAAAGCAAAACTCCACAGCCTTTGCTATGGCTCATCAAAATGAAGTTCTTCAAAGTAAAATAGCTACCTTACTTCAATAATCTTTATATCAAAGCCCCTTTTATAAGGGCTTTGACTTTTTTATTTTTTCAGAGTTTGAGTTTAGATAAGATTTCCCCACTTTGTTGCTCTAAAATTTTGATATTTTCGATGATTTTATTATAAGAGTTTTGATCTATAGTTTCTTTGGCAAGTTTTGATGATTCTTGAGCACAGTTTTCTAAAAGTTTCTTGCATTGGTTAAAGTGTTCTTTGGATATCAAAGTAATGATGAGATTTTTAATCTTTGTATTATCATTTAAGATAGCAAATGAATCTTCTTCTTCAAAATCTTGACCACTATTAAGATTTAAATATAAATGTGATTTATAAAGTATATGGTTGATTCTTGTGGTGCATAGCATTAAATTTTGTGCGAATATACTGAATTCTTGCAGTAAGTTTTTATTATTTGTTTCAATATTTTCAAAGCTTTCATTAAAGTCTGTAAGCTGTTCTTGAGACTTTGAAGTGATCTCAAAGACTTCTTCTGTATTATGTTTGATTTCGGAAAAATCTTGTTGCATAGTTTTTATAGTCATTGAAATTTCATTTGTGGATTTTTGTGTTCTTTCGGCAAGTTTTTTAATCTCTTCAGCTACAACAGAAAAGCCCTTTCCATGAACCCCTGCACGAGCTGCTTCAATAGCTGCATTAAGTGCCAAAAGATCGGTTTGCTTTGCTATATCATTGATAATGTCGATGATAGAGGTAATACTTTTGGAATTTTGAACAAAATTTTCAACTCTGCTTTTGTTTGAATTTGACATTTCGCTTAGGGTATTGATATTTTGACTTAAAATTTGAATACTTTGTCTACTTTGTTCTGAAGTTGTTGAGTTAAGATCAATGATATGAGAAATATTATCCATGGAAATAATCTCAGCATTTAAGGTATTTGAAATTTTTGAAAGATCTTTGTTTTGATTATTTAGACTAAGATCAAGCAAGGCTTTTGAAAGTGCATTTGGAAAGTGGGATTTTGATGTTTCTTCTATATTTTTTAAGGAAGTATTTATAAAATTAATATTTTGTGAAAAAATTCCTTTTAATCCTTGAGACAAAGCTTTTCTATAAAATTCATTATGACTAGAGCAAGAAATAGAGGTATTGATTTCTCGAAGATAAGCCTCAAGATGATCAATAGCGTTATTTATATTGTCGCAAATACCTTTTAGATGAGGATTATAGGCTCTAAAATAAATGATTCTTTCGTTAAATTCTCCATCTTTGAGATTTTGAGATAGGGCTAAAAGTTTTTTAATGAT
This genomic interval from Campylobacter sp. MIT 99-7217 contains the following:
- the coaBC gene encoding bifunctional phosphopantothenoylcysteine decarboxylase/phosphopantothenate--cysteine ligase CoaBC; amino-acid sequence: MKTILLAVSGSIAFYKAYELISLFKKEGFKIKVLLSDGALKFGSRLSFEALSDGVLCSENESWSKKFNHISFSKDCDLVVFAPATINSINKLASGIADNLFMQTLIAASKLPLVIAPAANTNMFLHFSTQRSLELLEKHGASIVYPVHKMLACKDKGVGALANTTQILYECKRQLFKEEFFKDKKVLVTGGGTKEKIDDVRCMSNFSSGKMAKAVADAFHLLGARVTFLSSVEFEVPYEIAHFESVDELENLMNLHKECDFLIMAAAVSDFTCEKIDGKIKKDEHPKGLNLHLKHSKDLLENFKIQGKKIGFKVELDQKNALEHAKKSLDKKGLDMICLNILSHDKDIFGSDFNELDFITKDKVVHSGRKSKKELAFVLAKLCKEL
- the glmU gene encoding bifunctional UDP-N-acetylglucosamine diphosphorylase/glucosamine-1-phosphate N-acetyltransferase GlmU, with product MKISVLILAAGLGTRMKSNKPKVLQELCGKSMILHILKQAFQISDDVSVVLSYQKENIEEEIKKAYPQTQFIEQDLQNFPGTAGAVKNYMPKGDKVLILCGDMPLIQTTSLKTLSDQNSSFSLAVFQTQNAKNYGRVIIENKKVQKIVEFKDASESEKALQICNAGVYSIDTQILKELLPQINNQNASKEYYLTDSVKLAVEKGIQVNPVYVDEDEFMGVNDKFELARAENLMQERIKKHWAEQGVIFHLPQTSFIGADVEFKGECEIYESVRLEGKSFIENSIIKSSSVVENSIIKNSDIGPLAHVRPKCEIVDTHIGNFVECKNAKLYKVKAGHLSYLGDCEIDEGTNIGCGTITCNYDGLKKHPTKIGKNAFIGSDTQLIAPVVIEDDVLIAAGSCVSTNIPKGSLFISRAQGQIIKDYFYQKFGKKE
- the fliP gene encoding flagellar type III secretion system pore protein FliP (The bacterial flagellar biogenesis protein FliP forms a type III secretion system (T3SS)-type pore required for flagellar assembly.), translating into MKLVFLFLVSSVLLFAAPEATIPTVNLSLSAPNNPQQLVTTLNIIIVLTILALAPTIIFIMTSFLRLIVVFSFLRQAMGTQTMPPNVVLMTMALILTFFIMEPVATKSYNEGIRPYLAEQIGYEEAFERGVKPFKEFMIKNTREKDLALFYRIRDLPNPQTVDDVPLTIIVPAFMISELKTAFEIGFLIYLPFLVIDMVVSSVLMSMGMMMLPPVMISLPFKLLIFVLVDGWNLLIQKLVESFVY
- a CDS encoding DUF4149 domain-containing protein yields the protein MNAFKSIYLFLLAAVAGIELFSGIVVASAVFYTPLSLEDTPVIDFFGRGLIMGQIFYKLAFVILAVSLFSVIYELFALRQNYTKFEKILKILLVLAILALSLLFLFYYTQPMVYLQTEILQGIKSVDVLASDEFKTLHKQSELCVKVLLVLQVILFFLSYKSVKKEYN
- a CDS encoding flagellin, whose protein sequence is MTVNNNPTALQQNSYLSQAQKSSEKALGNIAAIRAISGVDNADLAIADSLRSQSSTIDQGVANAYDAIGVLQIADSSLSQITQSADRLNELSVQMNSAVLNDKQKDMLYTQATAIIGSINDAFNNAQYNGKNVFQTMDFVVGVDSVETTNLNPVNTTGLSLDNQEGIQNFSDQVSRLRADIGAGINAITSNINSSVQASVNVKAAEGSLLNDDVAQNVSDFDAGYLKQNSTAFAMAHQNEVLQSKIATLLQ
- a CDS encoding methyl-accepting chemotaxis protein; this translates as MKIVFYLLFAFYICVLILAIIFQNYLTLSFICIAFGFNAILAYLYLSDSKIIKKLLALSQNLKDGEFNERIIYFRAYNPHLKGICDNINNAIDHLEAYLREINTSISCSSHNEFYRKALSQGLKGIFSQNINFINTSLKNIEETSKSHFPNALSKALLDLSLNNQNKDLSKISNTLNAEIISMDNISHIIDLNSTTSEQSRQSIQILSQNINTLSEMSNSNKSRVENFVQNSKSITSIIDIINDIAKQTDLLALNAAIEAARAGVHGKGFSVVAEEIKKLAERTQKSTNEISMTIKTMQQDFSEIKHNTEEVFEITSKSQEQLTDFNESFENIETNNKNLLQEFSIFAQNLMLCTTRINHILYKSHLYLNLNSGQDFEEEDSFAILNDNTKIKNLIITLISKEHFNQCKKLLENCAQESSKLAKETIDQNSYNKIIENIKILEQQSGEILSKLKL